In one window of Bemisia tabaci chromosome 6, PGI_BMITA_v3 DNA:
- the LOC109038500 gene encoding thyroid receptor-interacting protein 6 isoform X3: MSTKMSTIYRGNRRSFECFQPKMNQPMGTSPLKKVGPAVPPKPKKPQPQVPKSYQLSGACEPSYSVPLQTAAPETKRSGTNSGPVYSNILPVTASEPGDNVYSNIEPTMPMQHLYSNLEPYSKTHIIDDLPPPPPEPADYGTCGANLSDEFPPPPSPVSSSYSELRRATNYQPDFGTYAPPSQGSSTYESIYEPINPRPPSTMSNYSLYAPYGKRQPSGAPVEESEVDALTDLLVQSMNSSSADSDTYGECSECGGRIIDEGSGCSALDKMYHVSCFTCAHCGIQLQGKPFYALEGKPYCKQGYLDTLEKCSVCLSPILDRILRATGRPYHPKCFCCVVCGKSLDGIPFTVDATNQIHCIEDFHKKFAPRCCVCNLPIMPEPGQDETIRVVALDRSFHTKCYKCEDCGLVLSSEAEGRGCYPLDDHILCKSCNARRVQELSSGIFVQSF; this comes from the exons atgtcTACGAAGATGAGTACAATCTATCG GGGAAACCGAAGGAGTTTTGAATGCTTCCAACCAAAAATGAATCAGCCAATGGGAACATCGCCCTTGAAAAAAGTCGGTCCAGCAGTACCTCCGAAGCCTAAGAAACCACAACCACAA GTTCCAAAGAGTTACCAGCTGTCTGGAGCATGTGAGCCATCATATTCAGTTCCACTCCAAACAGCAGCGCCAGAAACAAAAAGATCTGGCACAAACTCTGGTCCAGTGTATTCAAATATACTCCCTGTAACAG cttCTGAGCCTGGTGACAACGTGTACAGTAACATCGAGCCAACAATGCCAATGCAACACTTGTACTCTAACCTGGAGCCCTATAGCAAGACGCACATAATCG atgatCTCCCTCCGCCACCTCCTGAGCCTGCAGACTATGGAACATGTGGTGCAAATCTATCGGATGAATTCCCTCCACCACCCTCTCCTGTTAGCTCAAGTTACTCTGAACTGCGGAGGGCAACGAATTATCAACCCGATTTTGGAACTTATGCCCCTCCATCTCAG GGCTCCTCTACTTATGAATCAATTTATGAGCCAATCAACCCTAGACCACCAAGCACCATGTCAAATTATTCACTGTATGCACCTTACGGAAAAAGACAGCCCTCAGGAGCGCCAGTCGAAGAATCTGAAGTAGATGCTCTTACTGATCTTCTTGTCCAGTCTATGAATTCTTCATCGGCAGATTCAGACACTTACG GTGAATGTAGTGAATGTGGTGGAAGAATCATTGACGAAGGCTCCGGATGTTCAGCATTGGACAAGATGTACCATGTCTCTTGTTTCACGTGTGCACATTGTGGAATCCAGCTACAAGGCAAACCCTTCTATGCCTTAGAGGGCAAGCCATACTGCAAACAAGGCTACCTG gatacATTAGAAAAATGCTCTGTTTGTCTAAGTCCTATTCTAGATCGCATCCTGAGAGCAACTGGtcgtccatatcatccaaagtGCTTCTGTTGTGTAGTCTGTGGTAAAAGTTTAGATGGTATCCCATTTACTGTGGATGCTACCAACCAAATTCATTGCATTGAAGATTTCCACAA GAAATTCGCTCCTCGCTGCTGTGTTTGTAACCTACCAATTATGCCGGAACCAGGCCAGGATGAAACAATCCGCGTAGTTGCTTTGGATCGGAGTTTCCATACAAAATGTTACAAGTGTGAG GATTGTGGTCTTGTTCTGTCTTCGGAAGCAGAAGGTAGAGG
- the LOC109038500 gene encoding RNA-binding protein 26 isoform X1 encodes MSTKMSTIYRGNRRSFECFQPKMNQPMGTSPLKKVGPAVPPKPKKPQPQVPKSYQLSGACEPSYSVPLQTAAPETKRSGTNSGPVYSNILPVTASEPGDNVYSNIEPTMPMQHLYSNLEPYSKTHIIEDPDALKAWLASQVKCMIEADPVALAKYIYALVKKNKPLDELRTKAISQLEVFFKEKTVAFVDTLFHTIATKSYITPVHVANTSPTTLVSATTEIPRDKLPDKPVEKITKSEATSSQKDDLPPRKRRSLSPPPKRWTKSRSRSPRRSVSRSPRKRSTSRNLRPRSRSRSGRLRSKTRSPRPRSRSRSRSNSWERRRYRRSPVRRPPYAQRYRKFSTDRKYYSNRRRSWTRSCSRSPLRSRSRSRSGSYSPKRSTYRHRNPSPLSPLFGKSSHEPKASLDLLSQDFSATSYSEKQRCIDFEEKGFCMRGDMCPFDHGSNPVVLEPSSVPLLPVQQPSVSVNSLEVPGSSPHYNPTSIKTNLSEWVSQKIMSDALLRGESDRGKSKSDVFSRLGPKPVQEEPSKCTLEIMCIPPKLNTITLLFNHFSKFGKVVNIKVNHNDDPGAALVTFSKDHEAAAALRSPAPVMRNRFIKVVMQGEAAVEKVENVPPVTFKTENKFKKELRPFVLRTTNTLDQRRKVIKPPIVKKKKIEAKQITANLLKLKQELLVEQIAKQKLLIQKLEKGSHSAEDRNSILATIKMLDASIKEIRASLASSVSKLKAVSSDLGALNPVDKKAKLAEVKRELLDAELDLFSAQQKGSDKTEVEKRILKLKKEILLLAGGSAPAPVVPRRPVLPKVSSLSVDHRPTKLLVQNFEVENKGAIVTHMSKFGELKIEHEDLTAPSMLISFKAHKEAELALSKTKQFFGEKISVSFHN; translated from the exons atgtcTACGAAGATGAGTACAATCTATCG GGGAAACCGAAGGAGTTTTGAATGCTTCCAACCAAAAATGAATCAGCCAATGGGAACATCGCCCTTGAAAAAAGTCGGTCCAGCAGTACCTCCGAAGCCTAAGAAACCACAACCACAA GTTCCAAAGAGTTACCAGCTGTCTGGAGCATGTGAGCCATCATATTCAGTTCCACTCCAAACAGCAGCGCCAGAAACAAAAAGATCTGGCACAAACTCTGGTCCAGTGTATTCAAATATACTCCCTGTAACAG cttCTGAGCCTGGTGACAACGTGTACAGTAACATCGAGCCAACAATGCCAATGCAACACTTGTACTCTAACCTGGAGCCCTATAGCAAGACGCACATAATCG AGGACCCGGACGCATTGAAGGCATGGCTCGCCTCGCAAGTGAAGTGCATGATCGAAGCCGACCCAGTCGCACTGGCGAAATATATTTACGCTCTGGTCAAGAAAAATAAGCCGCTGGACGAGCTCCGAACAAAAGCCATCTCTCAGCTGGAAGTCTTCTTTAAAGAGAAAACCGTCGCCTTTGTCGACACACTGTTTCACACCATAGCTACTAAGAGCTACATCACTCCTGTACATGTTGCTAACACCTCTCCCACGACCCTAGTTTCTGCCACAACAGAAATTCCTCGGGACAAACTCCCTGATAAGcctgttgaaaaaataacaaagtcTGAGGCAACATCTTCTCAGAAAGATGATTTGCCCCCAAGAAAACGACGATCTTTAAGCCCTCCACCCAAGCGGTGGACCAAGTCGAGGTCGCGGTCGCCGCGACGCTCCGTATCGCGATCTCCTCGCAAGCGCTCAACATCGCGAAATTTGCGCCCTCGGTCGAGATCTCGCTCCGGGCGTTTGCGCTCTAAAACTCGATCTCCACGCCCACGTTCTCGCTCGAGGTCCCGCTCCAACTCGTGGGAAAGACGACGGTATCGCAGGTCACCAGTCCGTAGACCACCCTACGCTCAGAGGTACCGCAAGTTTTCTACCGATAGGAAGTATTACTCTAACCGACGGCGCAGTTGGACTAGATCCTGCTCCAGGTCACCTCTCAGATCTAGGTCACGCTCAAGATCAGGCTCCTATTCCCCCAAGAGGTCAACCTATAGACATAGAAACCCTTCACCCCTCTCTCCTTTGTTCGGAAAGTCTAGTCATGAGCCAAAGGCTAGTCTCGACTTACTGAGTCAAGATTTTAGTGCAACCAGCTATTCTGAAAAGCAAAGGTGCATTGACTTTGAGGAAAAGGGGTTCTGCATGAGAGGTGACATGTGTCCATTTGACCATGGTTCGAATCCAGTCGTGCTGGAACCTTCCAGCGTTCCTCTATTGCCCGTTCAACAGCCCTCTGTAAGTGTCAACTCGCTGGAAGTCCCCGGCTCCAGTCCGCATTATAACCCTACCAGCATTAAAACTAACCTCTCAGAGTGGGTATCGCAGAAGATAATGAGTGATGCTCTGCTCCGAGGAGAGAGTGACAGAGGAAAGTCGAAGAGTGATGTTTTTAGCCGTTTAGGACCAAAGCCCGTCCAAGAGGAGCCCTCCAAATGTACTCTAGAAATTATGTGTATTCCACCAAAGCTTAATACAATAACTCTTTTGTTCAATCACTTTTCTAAGTTCGGTAAGGTTGTTAATATCAAAGTGAATCACAATGATGATCCCGGTGCAGCGCTGGTGACGTTTTCGAAAGACCACGAGGCGGCTGCTGCTCTACGAAGCCCTGCACCAGTGATGAGAAACCGATTCATCAAAGTTGTGATGCAAGGTGAGGCTGCAGTGGAAAAAGTGGAAAACGTTCCACCTGTAACTTTCAAGActgaaaataagtttaaaaaagaGTTAAGACCTTTTGTTTTACGCACAACCAACACCTTAGACCAAAGGAGAAAAGTCATTAAACCTCCCATCgtcaaaaagaagaagattgAAGCTAAGCAAATCACTGCAAATTTGCTGAAGTTGAAGCAGGAGTTACTCGTGGAACAAATTGCTAAACAGAAGCTTCTCATCCAAAAACTGGAGAAAGGGTCGCATAGCGCAGAAGATAGAAACTCCATTTTAGCAACGATTAAAATGCTGGATGCCAGTATCAAAGAAATAAGGGCGAGTTTAGCGAGTAGTGTGAGCAAACTCAAAGCTGTCAGCTCAGATTTAGGGGCCCTGAATCCAGTCGACAAGAAAGCGAAGCTGGCTGAAGTGAAGCGTGAATTACTGGATGCAGAGCTAGACCTCTTTTCTGCCCAGCAAAAAGGAAGCGACAAGACTGAAGTAGAGAAAAGAATCTTAAAGCTCAAGAAAGAGATTCTACTTCTGGCTGGAGGGAGTGCCCCAGCACCGGTTGTCCCCAGGAGGCCTGTTTTACCCAAAGTCAGCTCACTTTCAGTTGACCATCGACCGACAAAGCTCTTAGTCCAAAACTTTGAGGTAGAAAACAAAGGCGCTATTGTGACACACATGTCAAAATTTGGCGAATTGAAGATCGAACATGAGGATTTGACTGCTCCTTCAATGCTAATTAGTTTCAAAGCTCACAAAGAAGCAGAGCTAGCACTCAGTAAAACCAAGCAGTTTTTCGGGGAGAAAATTAGTGTTTCATTTCATAATTAA
- the LOC109038500 gene encoding RNA-binding protein 26 isoform X2, whose protein sequence is MNQPMGTSPLKKVGPAVPPKPKKPQPQVPKSYQLSGACEPSYSVPLQTAAPETKRSGTNSGPVYSNILPVTASEPGDNVYSNIEPTMPMQHLYSNLEPYSKTHIIEDPDALKAWLASQVKCMIEADPVALAKYIYALVKKNKPLDELRTKAISQLEVFFKEKTVAFVDTLFHTIATKSYITPVHVANTSPTTLVSATTEIPRDKLPDKPVEKITKSEATSSQKDDLPPRKRRSLSPPPKRWTKSRSRSPRRSVSRSPRKRSTSRNLRPRSRSRSGRLRSKTRSPRPRSRSRSRSNSWERRRYRRSPVRRPPYAQRYRKFSTDRKYYSNRRRSWTRSCSRSPLRSRSRSRSGSYSPKRSTYRHRNPSPLSPLFGKSSHEPKASLDLLSQDFSATSYSEKQRCIDFEEKGFCMRGDMCPFDHGSNPVVLEPSSVPLLPVQQPSVSVNSLEVPGSSPHYNPTSIKTNLSEWVSQKIMSDALLRGESDRGKSKSDVFSRLGPKPVQEEPSKCTLEIMCIPPKLNTITLLFNHFSKFGKVVNIKVNHNDDPGAALVTFSKDHEAAAALRSPAPVMRNRFIKVVMQGEAAVEKVENVPPVTFKTENKFKKELRPFVLRTTNTLDQRRKVIKPPIVKKKKIEAKQITANLLKLKQELLVEQIAKQKLLIQKLEKGSHSAEDRNSILATIKMLDASIKEIRASLASSVSKLKAVSSDLGALNPVDKKAKLAEVKRELLDAELDLFSAQQKGSDKTEVEKRILKLKKEILLLAGGSAPAPVVPRRPVLPKVSSLSVDHRPTKLLVQNFEVENKGAIVTHMSKFGELKIEHEDLTAPSMLISFKAHKEAELALSKTKQFFGEKISVSFHN, encoded by the exons ATGAATCAGCCAATGGGAACATCGCCCTTGAAAAAAGTCGGTCCAGCAGTACCTCCGAAGCCTAAGAAACCACAACCACAA GTTCCAAAGAGTTACCAGCTGTCTGGAGCATGTGAGCCATCATATTCAGTTCCACTCCAAACAGCAGCGCCAGAAACAAAAAGATCTGGCACAAACTCTGGTCCAGTGTATTCAAATATACTCCCTGTAACAG cttCTGAGCCTGGTGACAACGTGTACAGTAACATCGAGCCAACAATGCCAATGCAACACTTGTACTCTAACCTGGAGCCCTATAGCAAGACGCACATAATCG AGGACCCGGACGCATTGAAGGCATGGCTCGCCTCGCAAGTGAAGTGCATGATCGAAGCCGACCCAGTCGCACTGGCGAAATATATTTACGCTCTGGTCAAGAAAAATAAGCCGCTGGACGAGCTCCGAACAAAAGCCATCTCTCAGCTGGAAGTCTTCTTTAAAGAGAAAACCGTCGCCTTTGTCGACACACTGTTTCACACCATAGCTACTAAGAGCTACATCACTCCTGTACATGTTGCTAACACCTCTCCCACGACCCTAGTTTCTGCCACAACAGAAATTCCTCGGGACAAACTCCCTGATAAGcctgttgaaaaaataacaaagtcTGAGGCAACATCTTCTCAGAAAGATGATTTGCCCCCAAGAAAACGACGATCTTTAAGCCCTCCACCCAAGCGGTGGACCAAGTCGAGGTCGCGGTCGCCGCGACGCTCCGTATCGCGATCTCCTCGCAAGCGCTCAACATCGCGAAATTTGCGCCCTCGGTCGAGATCTCGCTCCGGGCGTTTGCGCTCTAAAACTCGATCTCCACGCCCACGTTCTCGCTCGAGGTCCCGCTCCAACTCGTGGGAAAGACGACGGTATCGCAGGTCACCAGTCCGTAGACCACCCTACGCTCAGAGGTACCGCAAGTTTTCTACCGATAGGAAGTATTACTCTAACCGACGGCGCAGTTGGACTAGATCCTGCTCCAGGTCACCTCTCAGATCTAGGTCACGCTCAAGATCAGGCTCCTATTCCCCCAAGAGGTCAACCTATAGACATAGAAACCCTTCACCCCTCTCTCCTTTGTTCGGAAAGTCTAGTCATGAGCCAAAGGCTAGTCTCGACTTACTGAGTCAAGATTTTAGTGCAACCAGCTATTCTGAAAAGCAAAGGTGCATTGACTTTGAGGAAAAGGGGTTCTGCATGAGAGGTGACATGTGTCCATTTGACCATGGTTCGAATCCAGTCGTGCTGGAACCTTCCAGCGTTCCTCTATTGCCCGTTCAACAGCCCTCTGTAAGTGTCAACTCGCTGGAAGTCCCCGGCTCCAGTCCGCATTATAACCCTACCAGCATTAAAACTAACCTCTCAGAGTGGGTATCGCAGAAGATAATGAGTGATGCTCTGCTCCGAGGAGAGAGTGACAGAGGAAAGTCGAAGAGTGATGTTTTTAGCCGTTTAGGACCAAAGCCCGTCCAAGAGGAGCCCTCCAAATGTACTCTAGAAATTATGTGTATTCCACCAAAGCTTAATACAATAACTCTTTTGTTCAATCACTTTTCTAAGTTCGGTAAGGTTGTTAATATCAAAGTGAATCACAATGATGATCCCGGTGCAGCGCTGGTGACGTTTTCGAAAGACCACGAGGCGGCTGCTGCTCTACGAAGCCCTGCACCAGTGATGAGAAACCGATTCATCAAAGTTGTGATGCAAGGTGAGGCTGCAGTGGAAAAAGTGGAAAACGTTCCACCTGTAACTTTCAAGActgaaaataagtttaaaaaagaGTTAAGACCTTTTGTTTTACGCACAACCAACACCTTAGACCAAAGGAGAAAAGTCATTAAACCTCCCATCgtcaaaaagaagaagattgAAGCTAAGCAAATCACTGCAAATTTGCTGAAGTTGAAGCAGGAGTTACTCGTGGAACAAATTGCTAAACAGAAGCTTCTCATCCAAAAACTGGAGAAAGGGTCGCATAGCGCAGAAGATAGAAACTCCATTTTAGCAACGATTAAAATGCTGGATGCCAGTATCAAAGAAATAAGGGCGAGTTTAGCGAGTAGTGTGAGCAAACTCAAAGCTGTCAGCTCAGATTTAGGGGCCCTGAATCCAGTCGACAAGAAAGCGAAGCTGGCTGAAGTGAAGCGTGAATTACTGGATGCAGAGCTAGACCTCTTTTCTGCCCAGCAAAAAGGAAGCGACAAGACTGAAGTAGAGAAAAGAATCTTAAAGCTCAAGAAAGAGATTCTACTTCTGGCTGGAGGGAGTGCCCCAGCACCGGTTGTCCCCAGGAGGCCTGTTTTACCCAAAGTCAGCTCACTTTCAGTTGACCATCGACCGACAAAGCTCTTAGTCCAAAACTTTGAGGTAGAAAACAAAGGCGCTATTGTGACACACATGTCAAAATTTGGCGAATTGAAGATCGAACATGAGGATTTGACTGCTCCTTCAATGCTAATTAGTTTCAAAGCTCACAAAGAAGCAGAGCTAGCACTCAGTAAAACCAAGCAGTTTTTCGGGGAGAAAATTAGTGTTTCATTTCATAATTAA